The Impatiens glandulifera chromosome 3, dImpGla2.1, whole genome shotgun sequence genome contains a region encoding:
- the LOC124930575 gene encoding zinc finger BED domain-containing protein RICESLEEPER 1-like, translating to MVITGHWIDFSWKLQKRVLSFANIPPPRGGLQISDAIFKCMKEWGIENKVVTITVDNASNNDVAIRWIRVIEDIIGDIREGVEYVNRSEARRVQFAECVQQLQLKDQKLIRDCKTRWNSTFEMLSCALKFKEAFKMFNERDPFYDCFPSEEGWKKTKFDKYWGECNLLMALAAVLDPTKKMLAVEFCFPKLYSHGDAQRNICKVKDALVSLYDVYVAENACERISRSFHLENIGSSNSNTTQRDSSSNWDDFDAYCAEIETSEPSKSELLDYLEKGRLKKSEIPKDFSCLDWWKMNILQYPVLSKMVADILPIPVSSVASEAKFSARTRVIDSYRSSLSPETVQVLLCGGDWLRHLHGVKKKYEGK from the exons ATGGTTATTACAGGCCATTGGATTGATTTTTCTTGGAAGTTACAAAAAAGGGTTCTAAGTTTTGCAAATATTCCACCACCAAGAGGGGGTCTTCAGATTTCTGATGCTATTTTCAAATGTATGAAAGAGTGGGGTATTGAGAATAAAGTTGTAACAATTACTGTTGACAATGCTTCTAATAATGATGTAGCTATTCG ATGGATTAGGGTGATTGAAGATATAATTGGTGATATTCGAGAAGGCGTGGAATATGTTAATCGCTCAGAGGCAAGGCGTGTACAATTTGCTGAGTGTGTGCAACAATTGCAGTTAAAAGATCAGAAATTGATTCGTGATTGCAAAACAAGATGGAACTCTACATTTGAGATGTTAAGTTGTGCACTCAAATTTAAAGAAGCTTTCAAAATGTTCAATGAACGCGATCCTTTCTATGATTGTTTCCCTTCAGAAGAAGGTTGGAAGAAG ACAAAATTTGACAAGTATTGGGGTGAGTGCAATTTGTTGATGGCTTTAGCTGCAGTTCTAGATCCAACCAAAAAAATGTTAGCAGTTGAGTTTTGTTTTCCAAAACTTTATTCCCATGGTGATGCCCAAAGAAATATTTGTAAGGTTAAAGATGCTCTTGTTAGCCTTTATGATGTCTATGTTGCTGAAAATGCTTGTGAAAGGATTTCTCGTTCATTCCATTTGGAAAATATTGGCTCTTCCAATTCTAATACGACTCAACGTGATTCTTCCTCCAATTGGGATGACTTTGATGCTTATTGTGCGGAAATTGAGACTTCAGAGCCTTCAAAATCTGAATTATTAGACTATCTCGAAAAGGGTCGTTTGAAGAAGAGTGAAATTCCTAAAgatttttcatgtttagattgGTGGAAAATGAATATACTACAATATCCAGTGTTATCAAAAATGGTCGCTGATATTTTACCTATTCCAGTAAGTTCGGTAGCTTCCGAAGCAAAATTTAGTGCTAGGACGAGGGTCATTGATTCTTATCGTTCATCACTTTCTCCAGAGACGGTGCAAGTTCTTCTATGTGGAGGAGATTGGCTTCGACATTTGCAtggagtgaaaaaaaaatacgaGGGTAagtga